The following is a genomic window from Phaseolus vulgaris cultivar G19833 chromosome 6, P. vulgaris v2.0, whole genome shotgun sequence.
TCTCGCACAGGCTGCGCCCAAAAAGGAAACCAAGCTAAAcgaaataagaaaaacaagttttccatGATTAGCCAAGAAAACTCATGAAATATAGATATAACTATATGTGTACATTTATAAGGACAAACTTTTGACAACCTATGTATGATGCAGTCCAAGCTGTGTAACCTATGTTTCAAAGCAGTGCCCTATAATTAAGGAAAACAGAAATTATGCATTGCAATGTATATACCTGTACCTTAAAAGatggaaagaaaaataaaatgtaatggCAATTACTAGATAAGAAATTGATGGTTCTAAGATCAGAAAGATAAAAGAAACACATGAACCAAAACAAATGAATATGAAACAATAATACACTATAAGATACAccactttttttttagtttttctctcatctataaGTACAGTGTTTACACATATTTCTTCACTTTAAATACAAATGTTTCTGCCTAAATACCatatatacaaagttaagtCACTTAGACTTGCATACTAAGCAAATTTGTATGAAATTAATGAGAAAGAGTATTCCCATTAGACTAAATCTCGTCAAATTAAATGATGTCTCAAcacatttttcaaaatttccctCAAAAACAGGCAAATAAGTTGAACCAATCACAGAAATTCAATGACAACAGGTAAATAAAAACGACAGAAGAGAAAGACAAAGCGTTTTTGCTTTTTGTTTTGGAGGAAGTGGAGAATAATGAAGAAATTGAAtgatttaattttgtttgtGCAGTAGTTGATAATAGAACCAAAAACTCTTTGAAGTGTGTGGGTAGAGATAGATAGggaaagaagagagagaaagggtTTCCCGTGAGAAAAGCTTGGATGCATCCAAAGAAGACACCTATAACGCTATAACATGTTTTTGACACTTCTTGGTAGATGCTAAGCTACTTCCTACTGCCATAACCCATTCAGATTCCTTTTCCTTGCCAGCTTCCTGCATAACCCCACTATATATGCTTGCTGCCAatgcaccaccaccaccacctccacTCTCTTACCAGTTTTACACGTTCCCATGCAGAAGAATGTTTTATTTCACTGTTTTCCCTTGCCCTATGACCCACATGCTTCTTCTTTCACCACTGTGTATCATCAATTGCTGCCTCATTTTACACAGGACAAACGTACACCAGCTTGCACATCTTGTCCCTTTCTCTGTTATCCACTTTGACTTAGAATCTGCCAAATCAAACTCCATTCCTCCTACATCATTAACTTTCATCATACTTTTTACTCATATCGATTAACTTTATTCATCTACTTCAACAACTAAATGGTAAATAGATCTTTAAGTTAATCAGTCAAAAGATTGATAGATAATCACTTTCTTTAGTTTTGTAGTTATTAAGAACATTGCTGAATTAAAGTTAGCCcctgaaatgatttttttcccGCTTGTAAGTTAATTAGCATTCAATAGTTAATGAGAATGGTAAAAGATGGTTGGACTAATACAAAATATCTtagtgtttttgttttcttttccatttttaTATTTCAGAAATCCCAATACTTTATTATTTGTACTGTCCCCATAAAACATATCGTGTCACACTTGGTCTTTGTTAGCTTGAGAGAAGAACAAAATTGGATCAGTGACAATGAATATCTCACGAGGAAAAAAACAAGACCCTTGATCGAAGTTAAACATTTCATGCATTTTGTAATTCCAAAACTGCATCACATGTGATCAACAAGATTCTGTATCATCATCCTCTTTATAAACCATCAATAATGGTTAGATTTCTTTGCTTATAGTTCtcttgtgagagagagagagtgtgtgaaaaagagagagaatggTTTCAAGGATTCACAAGAGAACAGCCATGTACAGGAACCTACAGCTGCTTCGTTCAATCAGATACTCCCACTCGGTGATTACTCTTCaatatctctttcttccctgtTTACATGCCATATTTCCCCTCATTCAGTTTCTGGACAAACCTTTTCATGCAGAATCCACTTTAAAAAGGGGGAATACCACGTTTGATTTCCATCAGAGTGATCACTTTCATTCTCTTTCTCTCATCAAATTCATATATTTCATGTCACTAATCAAAACTTTATAGGGAGACTTTCGATATTTCTAACATTCATGTACTcactttgatatttgtttttttacctGTGTGTATATTTAATAGCAGTTGGATATACAAATTCTACTAAATCTCATCTCTTGCTCATACTTTTTACCTCCaaatagaattttgttttataatcgAATATCACTTTCAGATTGACGGAACGTTTTCGTGTTTATGCAGCCACCTAAATCCCCAGTGTTATTGGATTTGTCAAATTGCATACAAGGTTTAAAGCAAAAGCTGCAAGAATTGAACCAATTAACGGCACGAAAAATCGCTGACTATGATCCAATGCCTAAGGTATGAGAATCTCACCATCTAATACTTTAGAAAAGAAGGGGAAACAATTTTATTAGTAAAATGATTAAGAATGTTAAAGTTCTTCTCCAAGTGTTTAAAACAGTTTCATATTTAAGGTTGGAATTCAAAATCAAaaccaataataaaataactatcATGATTCATAGGTTATAGAAAGCATTCATAATATTGAAAACATTAACATTTATATAAAGGAGGGTATATTTAATCTCCTATTGATAATACCGAGAAATTTTTTACTGCATTATTACCTCTATATATCTGCAGATGTTGgtaatataattgattaatcTGTGTTTGTTGTTAATGATTTTGTAGCTTGAAGTTGAAATGCAAGAAGAGGGTTTTGTGATAAAGGTGCTTAGTGAAAGGAGTTGCCAAGGGTTGCTGGTGTTTATATTAGAAGCCTTTGAAGAGCTGGGTCTTGATGTGCTCCAGGCTAGGGTTTCTTGTGCAGACAGCTTCAGTTTAGAAGCTTTAGGAAACAAAGTAAATATGTGAaacacttattttaaaaaatcaaaatagcaATGGTAGTGTAATTGTATTTGTATTGATGGAGTTCATTACTTGTTATGGATGTTTCAGGAGAAGAATGAAGATACTGGTGCTTTGGATGCAGAAGTAGTTGAACAAGTAGTGTCTAAAGCTATTCAAAACTGGAGGGAAGTTTCAGAGATATGATGATCCAGCTCCTATATGTATTGTCATGATTACAAAAACTATGCTTACTTAATGTTATTAGGTTGAGAAAGTTGGCCTTTCTGATGAATATTTGAATCTTTCTCCAGAtaaatagaaccttgatccactTTTTGGTGTTTTTCTATGGTTGTACGAGTTATTTTATAAGgttttttttaagagaaaaataaatattaatttttataaaaaataatgaataaattagtgataaaaacattttttcctAAGAAGCTGTCATTAATTAAagtcataataataataaaaaaaaagtagagtAGGTTTATATTTATCATGTGGGTTCCGTACAAATATTCAAATTAGTGTAGAATGAGTGCAGAACATTTTTCCTTATAAGTTAAAACACAATATTTAAATCAGGAGTGTTTGTAAATTGGAATGCTACTGTATATATAGTTTTCCACAATCtatctatattttaattaataatctCATTTAATTGTTTTGCCAAATATAATTGATCTCCTAttctaattcttttaatttaatttgaaattttattttattatatatatatatatattaaaatacgtaaaacaaaagtttaaaataaacttcgtattaaaagataaatgaatatattattaAGAATAGATGAACTAACAATCATAAATAAACCACCTTTAAAAAATTCGAAGATGAATTAGAATGTAGCACGATACGGATACGAATATATTATTAAGAATAGATGAACTAACAATCATAAATAAACCATCTTTAAAAAACTCGAAGATGAATCAGAATGTAACAGGATACGGACACTCACACGACACAGAAATacgtataatctttaaaatgtaggatacggaGACAcgtatctatatattatataattttaaattatataaattaaaaacagatatttatgtgcaaaagttTGTTTAAGAtctgagaaaaaaatatttttcatgattggttcaaaagaatttgttccttatttttataattataataaaaatttatacaataaatttgagtttttaaaaaattattgtatttataccttttaaaatcgTGTTAGAACCATGCtagaattttataaaattcaacaaatattttgaattgaacacttcaccgataagtGTCCTACGAGTGTCGTACAAGTGTTGACACGgatacgtgtgtccgacacgaatacgccatttaagagaagtgtctgagTCCCATAGATCACACTAGACTCAAAAACAGTAATGAAGATATTGCCTAAATAATTAGAGGATCTTaaacaccttttttttttattacatgttttatttttctgttgtaaaattattttctttttataaagaTTATATTTGTTTAGCAGTTTATGCAAATGAAAATGACATGGTATAAGTATTGCACTTcaagaattaattaaattatatattattttaaaaactaaaaaattattaataattaaattactaTATAATTAACTATAAAAAATTCAGCTAtcaactatttatattttaaagttagtaattaaaatttagtagttaattatatattaatttaaaaactattttttaataataacaactaatttaaatatgaataattttttattttttaaaataatatttaatttatggtatgcaataaattaatttgtttatgtGGTGGATCATAACGATTGTGCTTATACGATATTTTGATGAACTGAGATAATGTACTGAATTGAAACCACTTGCATAACTGATCACAaccaaaacaccaaaactagGTTAGATGAATAAATTCATCGTAATTCAGATAATTGGTAGattgataagaaaaaaattaattaatttactttaatccttaataattaattattttttaaaataattttttattcaataattttttagtagtgTTAAATTAGttcaatatatattaatatccTCAATCCatacttttaaatatatataataattaataaaatcatatatatataatattatagaaTGCTGATTTACCCAAATgattatttgaaattttgttttgatcttataattttacatataaatcattgataataatatattagaaCAAAAAATTATGGGGTCACGTGTGTCACTGTTCTTTTACCTGTTATAAGTTTTCTGTATATAACATGTTTTCATTAGTTGGTCGTTTACATGTCCAATCCAAAACAGCTAAATACAATAAGCAATTCATTAGTCCTCTGCACTTTATCTTGTTAGCAGGGTGAAACCAAAATGGAGAAAGAACATCTTACAATAACATTCTGTGATGAATCAAAGGAATAaaattttggttttggttttccTAAGTGGTGAAAACAGACACATTATAATGTAGGTGCATGTCCCCTTATCTTGAGTAGGAACAACCACTATCATAATAACTCATGCACTCCAATTTTCACTCTTTTACATCATTAACTACACTTCCACAAAGAGAATCATCCATCTTCCACATTAAaccaatttataattattaaccTTATGCTTCTTCACATTATTGCTTTTTTATCGCCAGACACATGTACCttcattaaactttttttacttggtcattttatttttatagcaTTGTTGTGGACCATATAATGAGGGAAATTTCtcaaacatttttctttcttgtttaaataatataagagTTTTTTCATCTAGGAGGAGGATATATATGTGGCTACTGATACATTTAtactttattaaaattattaacgATTAAAAATAGTAAGAAACACTATGAAtacatttgtaatttttaataaattttaatctatGACACCAAATATAGATGGATTATGTCTGACAGTAGTTCTGAGGCTGAAAACAAATTGGGCTAACCAGATCCATTGGGAAATTTCTATTTGCAGTCCATCATCCTACTAGGACTACCTGCATCCGTAcgtttttctttctgcacccccaAAATTTTCTAAATCCTGAAACTGGCCTTGATCTGTTATTTGAAAAAGGGCACCGTGGTTACTGGAAATCGGGATCTGGAAGTGTgatacggattcatcaatccggaactgaatcattttttttctggatAAGAGGTGTTCTGGAAgcaaattttgcataaattattgattttcgaattgttgaatctggaaaCCTAATTCTGTTATGGATTGATGGAtcttgaatgtttttttttaattatggatttctgaattcggaatgcatatttctattacggattggtggatctggaatgctttttttgaatgataaatttttgaatgtgaaatacatattttgaattacggattggtgaATCCGAAATTTTATCGGAAGTGCCAATCCAAAATTTGTCCAGATTCCATAATCCagaatgcaaaaaaaataaatacagttcaagtgtattttaaggttttaaaaatgtagggatgcaggaagaaactccCGATAAACACGCTACAAATTAACATCCTTATCTCTACTATGCACAGTAGCTAGGGTTCTTAATATGCAAATACTTTTTGAAATCCAAAAGGGGAGTGTGTTTAGTAAACAAGGAAGTGCATGTAGTGTAAGCAGCATTTTTGGGTTTAGATTGATCCCGAGGAAGAGCGAGCCCAAGAACGTGGAAGATAGGATTCCCAGGGTAGTGTTTCTTTCCATTTTCATTTCCCACAGAGCAAAACGAAAACCCTGAGTCGGCGCTGAGAGAGATCATCGAAGGATGGGTCCGAACCTGGAATGTCGTATGTACGAGGCGAGGTACCCGGAGGTGGACATGGC
Proteins encoded in this region:
- the LOC137831538 gene encoding uncharacterized protein isoform X2; this translates as MQPPKSPVLLDLSNCIQGLKQKLQELNQLTARKIADYDPMPKLEVEMQEEGFVIKVLSERSCQGLLVFILEAFEELGLDVLQARVSCADSFSLEALGNKEKNEDTGALDAEVVEQVVSKAIQNWREVSEI
- the LOC137831538 gene encoding uncharacterized protein isoform X1, with the translated sequence MVSRIHKRTAMYRNLQLLRSIRYSHSPPKSPVLLDLSNCIQGLKQKLQELNQLTARKIADYDPMPKLEVEMQEEGFVIKVLSERSCQGLLVFILEAFEELGLDVLQARVSCADSFSLEALGNKEKNEDTGALDAEVVEQVVSKAIQNWREVSEI